In Oceanispirochaeta sp., the DNA window AGCCTGCGGCGGTAATGATTACGGCTTTTATCATATTATTCTGATTCTAGTTTGCTGAAAACCAGCTGCTCCACATCATCCTTGGATTTACCGATAGAAAATGAAATTTCATCGATGAGAAGTTTCAACGCACTGTCGTAGAGTTTTCTTTCAAGGATAGGAAGCTCCTTGATTTTACTTCTGTGATACAACGTGGTTACAACCGTGGCGATATCTGTAACATCTCCCTTCTTGAGGAGATCCACATTCATCTGATAACGCAACTTCCAGTCTGTAGGAACAGGTTCATACTCTTTTGTGATAATTTCCAGAGCTTTTTTTGATTCTGCAGGAGATACAATGGCCCGGAGTCCAAGCTCAACTGCTTTATCCACGGGGACCATTACAGTCATGTCAGACACTTCAAGATAGATCTCATAATAGAGGATCGTTTTGCCCTTGAATTCTTTTTCTTCTATGTTCTCTACCCGGCCTACACCCTGGGTGGGATAAACAACTTGCTGTTTGGCTTTGAATAGAGTCTTCAGGTTTTTTTCCATAGCCGACAGTATACCCTGCCGCGGTTTTCTAAGTAAACCACAGCAGGGGTTTTGGAAGGCATAAAAACCTGAAATTTAATGGAAAATCAGACGCTATAGGTGGATGCAGCCACTCCGCCGCCCTCTCCGGTCCAGTCTGTATGGAAGAACTCTCCTTCAGGCTTGTCCAGACGCTCATAGCTATGGGCTCCAAAGTAGTCTCTTTGGGCCTGCAGAAGGGATGCCGGGAGGCGGGCACTTCTGTAGCCGTCAAAGAAAGCCAGGGCCGAAGACATGGCCGGCAGGGGGACGCCCCAATTGACGGCCTGAATGACAACTCGCCTCCAGGCGGCCTGGCTGTTTTCGATGATTTCTGTAAAATAGGGTGCCTGGAGCAGGTTTTCCAACTCCTGCTTGTCGTCAAATGCTGTTTTTATATCTCCCAGAAAGGTGCTTCGGATGATGCATCCTCCTCTCCACATCAGGGCAATGGCTCCATAATTCAAATTCCAGCCGAATTCTGCCGCAGCCTGCCTCAGGAGCATGAAACCCTGGGCATAGGAAATCAGTTTTGATGCCAGGAGAGCTTGTTCCAGATCTTTTAAGAAGGCTTTCTGATCGGACACTGCCTCCTTGGGGGGGGCTTCATAGACTTTTGATGCCTTGACCCTTTCCTCCTTGAGAGAGGAAAGACAGCGGCTGAATACAGCTTCTGCAATCAGAGTGAGGGGTATTCCCGCATCCAGTGCGGCAATTCCGGTCCATTTTCCCGTTCCCTTCTGACCGGCACTGTCTTTTATTTTTTCCACCAGGGGCGCTCCGTCTGTATCTTTATAGGCCAGGATATCACCTGTTATCTCGATCAGGTAACTGTCCAGGGCCCCATTGTTCCAGCCTTTGAAGATGCTACTCATTTCATCATGATTCAGGCCCAAACCCTCAACCATCAGCTGATAGGCTTCACCAATAAGCTGCATGTCACCGTATTCAATACCGTTATGCACCATTTTGACATAATGGCCTGCCCCTTCTTCTCCCACCCAGTCGCAGCAGGGGTCTCCCTCTACCTTGGCTGAGATGGACTGGAGTATGTCCTTGATATGAGGCCATGCCTCAGGATTTCCTCCCGGCATAAGAGAGGGCCCTCTTCTGGCACCCTCTTCTCCTCCCGACACACCGCTGCCGACGAATAGAATTCCCTGGACAGCCAGTTCATTCATACGCCGGGTGGTGTCGGGGTAATGGGAATTTCCGCCGTCGATGATGATGTCTCCCTTCTCCAGAAAGGGGAGGAGCTGTTCGATTACACTGTCTACGACGGCACCTGCTTTGACCATGATCATGACCTTGCGGGGACGTTTGAGGGTGGAACACAGCTCTTCCAGGCTTTTCATTCCCAGGATGGTCTCCCGTCCGGCGGCATTCCCGGCGAGGAAATCTTTGGTCACCTGTCCTGTTCTGTTGTATACGGCCACTGTAAAGCCGTGGTCATTCATGTTGAGTACCAGGTTTTGCCCCATTACGGCCAGTCCGATCAATCCGATATCCGCTTTCATTTTATCCTCCAGAAGTCTTTTTTATTTATATATATGGTCGAGCCTGTTCAGTCCGAGTCTTCCAGTTCATTCAGCCATATTTCAGGGTCACTGTCGCTGGGCATCCGCCAATCTCCCCGGGGAGAGAGGGCGATGGTTCCCACTTTTGGACCGTCGGGCAGGCAGGAACGCTTGAACTGCTGGCTGAAGAAACGGCCGATAAATTTTTTCAGCCAGCCCTTGATAACAGATTTCTCATATTGTCCATCAAAGGCTATCTGGGCCAGATACAGCGTCTTGGACGGTCCGAATCCACAGCGGACAAATTGATAGAGGAAGAAGTCATGAAGTTCGTAGGGTCCGATGACATCCTCTGTCTTCTGGGCAATTTTGCCCTGTTTGTCAGGAGGCAGAAGTTCGGGACTGATGGGAGTATCAATGATGTCGTAGAGTATCCCGGCCGCCTTTTTATTGTCCATCTGGTCGGCCACAAACTGGACCAGGTAGCGGACCAGGGTTTTGGGAACTCCCGTATTGACGGCGTACATGGACATGTGGTCACCGTTGTAGGTGCACCATCCCAGAGCCAGTTCGGAGAGATCCCCCGTGCCGATGACAATGCCTCCCAGCATGTTCGCCTTGTTCATGAGGTGCATCGTTCTCTGCCGGGCCTGAACGTTTTCATAGGTCACATCGGAAGGTTCCCCATGATGATTCAGATCCTCCAACTGACGGGTGCAGATATCCTGGATATCCAGGACTTCCAGAGGAATGTTCATTTCTTCACACAGGATCTGTGCATTGCTTTTTGTCCGATTGGTTGTTCCGAAGCCGGGCATGGTAAAGCACTGAAGACCCTCCTGTGGAAGGTCAATCCTCTTGAAGGCTTCCCGGGTTACAAGCAGGGCCAGGGTGGAATCCAGTCCGCCGGACAGCCCGAGAACGGCGGCTTTACAGCCGATATGCTTCAGCCGGGCCGCCAGGGCTGTGCTCTGAATGGAAAAAATTTCCCGGCAGCGTACTTCTCTGTCTTCTTCTGAGGAGGGGACAAAGGGGTGGGGATCAACCCTGCGGCGCAGGTCTTTACTGCCAGAGAGGGAGACGATGGAACTGCCACCCTGATAGCCGATGGTCCGGCAGTCGGAGGCTTCCAATTCCATGGCCTGGGAATAGGAGGGAGAGCTGATCCTCTGATGTTCCAGGAACTCCAGGTCCGTATCGCTGCAGATCCAGCTGCTCTCCGTCTGAAAGCGTTCTCCCTCCTTCAGGAGCTTTCCATTTTCATAGATAAGAGTATGGCCGCCATAGACCGTATCTGTCGTAGATTCTCCCGGTCCGGCCGAGGCATAGGCATAGGTTCCTATACAGCGGGCGGATTGCTGGGATGTGACCTGTTTGCGGTAGTCTGCCTTTCCGACCAGCTCATTGCTGGCAGAGGGGTTGGCGATGATAAGGGCTCCAGCCAGGGACAGCGCCGTGCTGGGAGGCAGGGGAGACCACAGGTCTTCACAGATTTCTATACCGAAACGCATGAGAGGATTGAGTTCATCCTGAAAGATCAGATCCGTACCAAAGGGTATTTCTCCCTGACTCAGGGATATAAATTCTTCCCTGCTGCTCCGGCCCGAGCTGAACCAGCGCTGTTCATAGAATTCATTGCTGTTGGGCAGATACGTTTTGGGAACGATTCCCAGGACCCGGCCTCTCGATAAAATAGCCGCACAGTTGTAAAGGCCACTGTTGATAAGTAGGGGAAGACCGGTAATCACCGGGAAATCCAGGTGGAGAGTTTCTTCCGCCAGTGACATGAGGGCCTTTCTGCTACTCTGTAGAAGGCTGTTCTGGCGGAACAGGTCTCCGCAACTGTATCCGCTCAAAGACAATTCCGGAAGGAGGAGAAGGTCTGGCAACTCTTTTTTCGCCCCGTGAATCAACTCTATGATGGCTCGGAGGTTTTTCTCTACTGCGGCCGGTTTGACCGACGGGACGGCGGCACAAATACGGGCAAACCCATGTTTTTTCACTATATTCTCCTCATCTGTGAATTTAGCTCTCCTGCGACCCTCTGTCAACAGAAAGGGGATTTTGGAAATCATAGAAGCCTACAATATTGTATAATGCCCGGGTTTTCATATTTTTCTGTAGACCCTTAGCGGCAGTGATTCATTCAATCTGTGAATGAGACTCCTTTAAGTCCTTATCTGAAATAGATCTAAGTCCTCATAAATCCCGCATTCTTCATCTGGCATAAAAATTGCGTATATGTTTACAGAATGGGGCAGAGAATCCCGGCCCAATTCAACAAGGGCTGCCTGATTCAAATTGAATATGAACCTTGTCGGAATGAGAGGCTCTGAGGGTGGTTTAACCCTCATCAAAGGTCTATAATCCCGGCGAGGTTGTATGAAATATCGAAGCCCTTCCGTCCAACAGCCGGTGGTTCTGAAGACTCTGATCTTCCTGCCGCTCATACTGATTCTTTTCATATATGCTGCCAGCGCCATCCATTCTCTCCATAAGATTCGCACTCTTGATCTCATATTTGATTCTCTTTTGACGGGGATTCCTCTTTCCGTCAAAGAGGAGGCTTTCCTTCATTCTCTCAGTTTTTCTGATCTTCCCGAGTATCTTGAATCCTGGTCTCCCTCCCGGCGGGATGCGGTCCATCTGATCCTGGGGTATCGGGGCATCACTCCGGCCGCAGAGGGGAGGGTGAGTCCCATGACTCCTGCTCCTTTTAATGAGCTGGGGGCAGATGGATTCCTGATTGCCGAGGCGGAAGCGCTTGTGAATCAGGATGACCCTGAGGCTGCAGAAAAACTTCTCAGGGAGTATTGGCTGCTCCATTATGAAAGCAGTGAGAACCTTCCCGAACCTGAGATTTTCGACCAGACCAGGACTGTGATTCTGAAGACGAATACTGCGGATTTCTGGATTGAATTCCTTTCAGGATGGTCTGGTTTCCTTTCTTCAGGATTTGAGTCGGCCTTTTTACTGGCCTCCTGTTATGAAAAAACAGCATCCTGGGAGGATGCGCTTTTCTGGTATGACCAGGCGGGTCTCCGATCTGACCATTGGCAGAAGTTGAGACGGACAAGGTGGTACAGGATGAGGATTCTTATCCGCCAGTTTCCCGAAAGGCTGCCGGATTTTCTCGATTCTGTGGGTGTTCTCAGGGATGATAATTATTTTGATGACATCCTGGATGAGTTTTTCAGTGTTCTGGTAAGACAACGTCGCTGGAAGGAGTTTGCTCGCATCCTGCCGTATCTGCAGAAGGCGGGATTGACCGGTCCGGCCTCTCAGGGATTGTTCCTTTTGGATTGCGGACGGGAAGATGGTTTTGTGACATTTGAAGATCCCCTTCTGGACCATTTTTCTCCGGATCCCAAGGGCTACTACGCCTTGAGATCCTCTCCAGAAACCTGGCCTCAGATTCTCTCAACTGAGACAGCAGATGACAGTGGCGATGCCTCCCCTTCTGTCCAGGGATCCCACCAGGCATCCTACATTGACGAGGTCTATGCCTACCTTTTTAAGGCTGGATATCAGAAGCAGGCATACCAACTCTGGAAGGCAGATCGACCTTCCCTTTCTATCGATTCGGTCATCGCCTTTTGCCAGTACCTGGAAGGGGAAGGAGATCTCTATGAGCTGATCCGCTTTGCCGGCTTCTGGTATTATGCACTTCCTATGGAATCGGCATTGAGACTTCTTCCCTGGGTCTTTCCCGGATCAGAACGTTATACCCTGCCTGATGAGTTTGTTCCCGGGGAACTGATTCTTGGCATTATTCGAAGAGAGAGTGCCTTTAATGAGACCATCTCCTCCGGGGCCGGAGCGGGGGGATTGATGCAGTTGATGCCGTCCACCGCTCAGGAGCTGGCCCGCAAATACAGACTGGATGACTGGGACCTTATGAAAGCCGAAGATAACATCAACCTGGGCACACTGTACCTTCAATGGCTTCAGGAGCGGCCCTGGACCAGTTCCTATATCGATGTTCTGGCCGCATACAACGGCGGGGGAGGGAATCTCCGTTCCTGGAAGAGGCATCACTACTATGAAGATCCGGATCTGTTTATTCAGAGCATTCCCTTTCGAGAAACCCGGGATTATGTGCGGAAAGTCATTGTCGCGGCGGCTTCATACAGGTATCTTGATACCGGGATTCCTCCCGGAGACTGGCTCGACCAGTTTTACAGCTCATTTTGAGCTATATTCTAAACTTTAGTATTGATACCAAGTTGAGGTGAATAATATGACATATTTACAGGGCATCGTCCTAGGACTTATTCAGGGGCTGACAGAGTTCTTACCCGTTTCCAGTTCGGGCCATCTTCTGATGGTAAGAAACCTGATGGGCCTGGGAGACACTCCCATCCTTTTTGATGTACTGCTCCATATGGCAACTTTAATTGTTGTTCTTGTGATGTTCCGGAAAATGATTCTTGAACTTCTAGGGTCCCTCTTCCGCTGGATGACCCGAAAGACAGTGGAGCAGGACAGGAGAAATATGAAGCTTATCGGCATTATCCTCATTGCCGTATTTATTACGGGAGTTCTGGGAATACTTATCAGCAATTTGAATATTTCTGAGTCTCCTAAAATCGTTTTCCCCTTCTATCTGGTTACGGCGGCACTGCTGTTAACGACAATCAAATCAAAAGGCGGACGGGATTATAACGATTTGAACTATAAAGACGGTATCTTTACGGGTATCGCCCAGGGATTAGGCGTTCTCCCGGGGATTTCCCGTTCGGGAATCACCATTTCGGCGGGCCTCTATAGACAAATGAACCGTGAAGTGGCTGCGGAATATTCCTTCCTGATTTCCATCCCCGCCATCCTGGGGGCTCTTTTACTGGACTTGAAGGATGGGGGAGAACTGATGAGAAGTATTTCCGGACCCGTACTCGGGGCTTCTTTTCTGGCGGCTATGATCTCAGGATTTCTGGCTCTCTGGATGCTGGTTCGTCTGATCAACAGTGGTAAGTTCTACTACTTCAGCTTCTATCTGATTCCTCTGGGAATCCTGGGACTGATATTCTTCTGATCATAAGTGTCGGAATTCTCACCTTTACAAATGTTCAGGTTCCAGTGTTCAGAACCGGGGCAAAATTTCCGATAATTTAAGGGACGAGGAGAGTCTTTTTTGAATAAATATGCCCGAAACCTATCTATTATACTGGCAGGAACTGCAGGCCTGCTCTTCTTTGTTATCGTCCTTGCCCTTTTCGGTGTCTCTGCCGGAGGAGTCTCATTTTTATTCAGAACTTTTCATCTGGCCGCATTTTACGTGCCCCTTTATCTGGCCGTCTGTGCCCTCATCCTTCTAAAACCCCGGGGTATGGAAAAGCTGCTGCTCACATTGAATCTCTCTCTTCTCCCTTTTTTAAATCTGGCACTTCTTCTCCACGTCCTGTCAGGGAATAAATCCATATTTATATCCAGATACCTGATCTCTGAATTGGGAGCTGGCCTCTCGGTGCCTTTTCTGCTCCTCCTTCTGCTTGTTGAATGTGCTTTGATCTACAAACTGGTGGACTTTCTTTTTCCAGACAGCTCCTGGTTTCCCATCGGTAGGGATATTTCTCTCTGGATTAAAAAAAAGAGCCATTCCCTGATAGAATCTCTGCCCAGTCATTCCTTCAAGGATCCCATTCGAGAAGAGATCTATTCAAAGAATCCATCCGAGGAGGGAGCCGAACCTGGTGTCGGGTCCTTTTCCATTCCTGATATGCCCCAGCCTATCCCTCCCGTGGAGATCATGGATGATAGTGAGATTCATGATCTCATCGCGTCTGTTATTAAACCTGATACATCCCGAAAGAACGGGTTTAATCCTAATAAAACATTGAGCATTGATGATGTGGTCAATCCCATTTATGAAGAGGGAAATTCTGATTCCCATACTGAGACTGCTGATCCTCCTGAAGATATTGTTCCTGTTCCCGATGAAGATCCTGGAATCGAATTTTTAATGGACCATGAGGACAGTGATCTATCGGCGAGTCTTGAAAATCTGGAAGAAGATTCTCAGGAGGACGAGGATATCCAGGATGAAGACTATGAAGAACAGGGTTATATCACAGACCGCTACGAGGATCTGGAAGCCTTGAGGGATGAGCCTCTTCTGGATGATGAGAACCCCATTTCCATAGAAAATAAGTTGTATCCCGAGGGAGAAAGCGAAAAACTTGGAGTCCTCAGTCCCGGAATGCTTCCCAAACACAAGAGGAAAAAAGAGTACAAGGTCCCGGTGGTCGGACTGCTGAAGGAGTATCCCGATGACGGGTTTAATGAGGTTGATGATTTCACACGGCGTCAGGGGCGGGCTCTCGAAGAAACTCTGAAGGAGTTTAAGATTGAGGCCAGTATTGTCGGCATTTCCAGGGGACCGGTGATCACCATGTTTGAGATACAGCCCGCCCCGGGTGTGAAGGTTTCCAGTATTGTAAACCTTCAGGATAATCTGGCTCTTCGCCTTGCGGCTTCCCGCATCCGTATCGTGGCTCCCATTCCGGGCAAACAGGCCATCGGTATTGAGGTTCCCAATAAAAAGCGGTCTATCGTCTCCTACAGCGAGCTGGTATCGTCGGAGGAGTTTACTAAGGCTGACTATGAAATCCCAGTCATATTGGGTAAAGATATCAGCGGAAGCAATCAGATTATCGACCTGACCAGGACTCCCCATCTCCTTATTGCCGGATCAACCGGGTCGGGAAAATCGGTTTGCGTCAACTCGTTGATCTGTTCCATCCTGTATCAGAGGTCTCCCCGGGAAGTCAAACTCATCATGGTAGACCCTAAGATCGTTGAACTGAAGCTCTACAATGACATTCCCCATCTTCTGACCCCTGTGATTACCGAATCGAAAAGAGCTTTCCAGGCCGTTCAGTGGTGCCTCTATGAAATGGAACGGCGATACTCCCTCCTGGACGCGATGGGAGTCCGTGATATCAAGAGTTTTAACAAACGGATCAAGGAACGGGATATTGCAACAACCCATCTTCCCTATATTGTTCTTGTCATCGATGAGTTTGCCGACTTGATGGCTACTTCAGGTAAGGAATTGGAGGCCATCGTTGCACGTTTGGCAGCCATGTCCCGAGCCGTGGGAATCCACCTGGTTCTGGCCACGCAGAGGCCGTCCATCGATGTGATTACCGGACTGATTAAGGCCAACTTCCCCTCCAGGATCGCCTTTATGGTGGCAAGCAAGACTGACTCCCGGATCATCATCGATATGATGGGTGCGGAGAAGCTGCTTGGGAAGGGGGATATGCTCTTTACTTCCGCCTGGGATCCCTTTCCTTCCCGGGTACAGGGGGCCTTTCTGTCAGAGGACGAGGTAGAACGGGTTGTTTCCTATGTGAAAACCCTGGGGGAACCCGACTACATTGATGATGAAATATTCCTGGATGAGGATGACTTCGAAGGCGGTTCAGATTCAGGTCCCAGCTCCTTCTCGGATCCCCTCTATGACAAGGCCCTGGATATTGTCATATCCGCAGGGAAAGCCTCGGCTTCCTACCTGCAAAGACGGTTGCAGATTGGCTATAATAGAGCCGCCCGATTGGTGGAAGAGATGGAGATTCGAGGGATTGTTGGACCTCAGAATGGAAGTAAACCCCGGGAAGTTGTTCATATCCCTGACAGACCCGGCTCTGAGATGCTGAATACATAAATTGGTTTTTTTACAGATTTACTTGTTTTTCTTCTGCTTTTCTTCTGTCTCAGCCCGCCGTTTTTCGGCCATCTCTCTGATTTTCACGGCAAACTCTGGGAACCTAACCAGGATCTGGTCAAAGGTGTCCTTGTCCAGGGAATAACAGTCACAGTAGTCTTTGGCCTTGATTGTGGCATTTCGGGGAGCACTCAGCAGCAGGGCGATTTCTCCAAAGAATGAGCCGGAACCCAGGGTCGCATAGACAACTGATTCATCTTCAGATACAACATCTACCGAACCCCGGCTGATAAAGTACATTTCATACCCTATTTCCCCTTTGATCACCACAGAATCTCCCGGAGTAAAAATAACAGGTTGCAGATTCAGGATGATTTCCTTGATGAACTCTTCATTTGCTCCTTGAAAGATGGGTACTTTCTGGATGATCCCTCTGTTCAAAAAGAGAGAGACCGAGGTCTTTAGAGGTTTGGGAAGGTCCTGCAGGATGGATGACTCATCATAGCCTCTCCTGCTGTCCCAGAGGTAGTCATAATAATCCCCTATTTTATTCTTGAGGTCATGAGGGATATTTTTGTA includes these proteins:
- a CDS encoding CarD family transcriptional regulator produces the protein MEKNLKTLFKAKQQVVYPTQGVGRVENIEEKEFKGKTILYYEIYLEVSDMTVMVPVDKAVELGLRAIVSPAESKKALEIITKEYEPVPTDWKLRYQMNVDLLKKGDVTDIATVVTTLYHRSKIKELPILERKLYDSALKLLIDEISFSIGKSKDDVEQLVFSKLESE
- the gnd gene encoding decarboxylating NADP(+)-dependent phosphogluconate dehydrogenase, producing the protein MKADIGLIGLAVMGQNLVLNMNDHGFTVAVYNRTGQVTKDFLAGNAAGRETILGMKSLEELCSTLKRPRKVMIMVKAGAVVDSVIEQLLPFLEKGDIIIDGGNSHYPDTTRRMNELAVQGILFVGSGVSGGEEGARRGPSLMPGGNPEAWPHIKDILQSISAKVEGDPCCDWVGEEGAGHYVKMVHNGIEYGDMQLIGEAYQLMVEGLGLNHDEMSSIFKGWNNGALDSYLIEITGDILAYKDTDGAPLVEKIKDSAGQKGTGKWTGIAALDAGIPLTLIAEAVFSRCLSSLKEERVKASKVYEAPPKEAVSDQKAFLKDLEQALLASKLISYAQGFMLLRQAAAEFGWNLNYGAIALMWRGGCIIRSTFLGDIKTAFDDKQELENLLQAPYFTEIIENSQAAWRRVVIQAVNWGVPLPAMSSALAFFDGYRSARLPASLLQAQRDYFGAHSYERLDKPEGEFFHTDWTGEGGGVAASTYSV
- a CDS encoding NAD(+) synthase, yielding MKKHGFARICAAVPSVKPAAVEKNLRAIIELIHGAKKELPDLLLLPELSLSGYSCGDLFRQNSLLQSSRKALMSLAEETLHLDFPVITGLPLLINSGLYNCAAILSRGRVLGIVPKTYLPNSNEFYEQRWFSSGRSSREEFISLSQGEIPFGTDLIFQDELNPLMRFGIEICEDLWSPLPPSTALSLAGALIIANPSASNELVGKADYRKQVTSQQSARCIGTYAYASAGPGESTTDTVYGGHTLIYENGKLLKEGERFQTESSWICSDTDLEFLEHQRISSPSYSQAMELEASDCRTIGYQGGSSIVSLSGSKDLRRRVDPHPFVPSSEEDREVRCREIFSIQSTALAARLKHIGCKAAVLGLSGGLDSTLALLVTREAFKRIDLPQEGLQCFTMPGFGTTNRTKSNAQILCEEMNIPLEVLDIQDICTRQLEDLNHHGEPSDVTYENVQARQRTMHLMNKANMLGGIVIGTGDLSELALGWCTYNGDHMSMYAVNTGVPKTLVRYLVQFVADQMDNKKAAGILYDIIDTPISPELLPPDKQGKIAQKTEDVIGPYELHDFFLYQFVRCGFGPSKTLYLAQIAFDGQYEKSVIKGWLKKFIGRFFSQQFKRSCLPDGPKVGTIALSPRGDWRMPSDSDPEIWLNELEDSD
- a CDS encoding lytic transglycosylase domain-containing protein, which translates into the protein MKYRSPSVQQPVVLKTLIFLPLILILFIYAASAIHSLHKIRTLDLIFDSLLTGIPLSVKEEAFLHSLSFSDLPEYLESWSPSRRDAVHLILGYRGITPAAEGRVSPMTPAPFNELGADGFLIAEAEALVNQDDPEAAEKLLREYWLLHYESSENLPEPEIFDQTRTVILKTNTADFWIEFLSGWSGFLSSGFESAFLLASCYEKTASWEDALFWYDQAGLRSDHWQKLRRTRWYRMRILIRQFPERLPDFLDSVGVLRDDNYFDDILDEFFSVLVRQRRWKEFARILPYLQKAGLTGPASQGLFLLDCGREDGFVTFEDPLLDHFSPDPKGYYALRSSPETWPQILSTETADDSGDASPSVQGSHQASYIDEVYAYLFKAGYQKQAYQLWKADRPSLSIDSVIAFCQYLEGEGDLYELIRFAGFWYYALPMESALRLLPWVFPGSERYTLPDEFVPGELILGIIRRESAFNETISSGAGAGGLMQLMPSTAQELARKYRLDDWDLMKAEDNINLGTLYLQWLQERPWTSSYIDVLAAYNGGGGNLRSWKRHHYYEDPDLFIQSIPFRETRDYVRKVIVAAASYRYLDTGIPPGDWLDQFYSSF
- a CDS encoding undecaprenyl-diphosphate phosphatase encodes the protein MTYLQGIVLGLIQGLTEFLPVSSSGHLLMVRNLMGLGDTPILFDVLLHMATLIVVLVMFRKMILELLGSLFRWMTRKTVEQDRRNMKLIGIILIAVFITGVLGILISNLNISESPKIVFPFYLVTAALLLTTIKSKGGRDYNDLNYKDGIFTGIAQGLGVLPGISRSGITISAGLYRQMNREVAAEYSFLISIPAILGALLLDLKDGGELMRSISGPVLGASFLAAMISGFLALWMLVRLINSGKFYYFSFYLIPLGILGLIFF
- a CDS encoding DNA translocase FtsK, with product MNKYARNLSIILAGTAGLLFFVIVLALFGVSAGGVSFLFRTFHLAAFYVPLYLAVCALILLKPRGMEKLLLTLNLSLLPFLNLALLLHVLSGNKSIFISRYLISELGAGLSVPFLLLLLLVECALIYKLVDFLFPDSSWFPIGRDISLWIKKKSHSLIESLPSHSFKDPIREEIYSKNPSEEGAEPGVGSFSIPDMPQPIPPVEIMDDSEIHDLIASVIKPDTSRKNGFNPNKTLSIDDVVNPIYEEGNSDSHTETADPPEDIVPVPDEDPGIEFLMDHEDSDLSASLENLEEDSQEDEDIQDEDYEEQGYITDRYEDLEALRDEPLLDDENPISIENKLYPEGESEKLGVLSPGMLPKHKRKKEYKVPVVGLLKEYPDDGFNEVDDFTRRQGRALEETLKEFKIEASIVGISRGPVITMFEIQPAPGVKVSSIVNLQDNLALRLAASRIRIVAPIPGKQAIGIEVPNKKRSIVSYSELVSSEEFTKADYEIPVILGKDISGSNQIIDLTRTPHLLIAGSTGSGKSVCVNSLICSILYQRSPREVKLIMVDPKIVELKLYNDIPHLLTPVITESKRAFQAVQWCLYEMERRYSLLDAMGVRDIKSFNKRIKERDIATTHLPYIVLVIDEFADLMATSGKELEAIVARLAAMSRAVGIHLVLATQRPSIDVITGLIKANFPSRIAFMVASKTDSRIIIDMMGAEKLLGKGDMLFTSAWDPFPSRVQGAFLSEDEVERVVSYVKTLGEPDYIDDEIFLDEDDFEGGSDSGPSSFSDPLYDKALDIVISAGKASASYLQRRLQIGYNRAARLVEEMEIRGIVGPQNGSKPREVVHIPDRPGSEMLNT